GAAGTAGAGGATTATTGATTTTAAGGAGTTAGGATTAAATATAAACTTGAATCCATTAAATGCCTTATagtaatctgatttttaaaatattttatcttattcttataatcattttatgagATTGCCATTTGGGATTTTtagggtatgtgtgtgttttaaaggatGAAGTCAGAGATCATATAGCTTATGCCCCAGTGGCAGAGAACACATACTGACTGGTAGTTCAGTGTGTGATACCCTAGTGTAAGCTATTGGCTTGATTTATAGGCTCATTGGTAAATGTAAAGTTATGAGATGGGAATTTTAAGCCTGCATTTCTCTTACAGCAATATGGCATCAGATTTTTCAGTATAAACTAACAATACCAGTAACATACAcattaatcactttttaaatgttttgggtatccaagaatttaaatgaatattaaagtTAGTTAAAATCTTTTTTAGGAATATGAAGCCATCTATTTAGCAAAATTAACAATACAGATGATGTCGCCACTTCAGATAGAAAGGTCGTTATCTGTTCATTCTGGTACCACAGGtaaggattttttctttttggagaaagTTGAGAAAGATGATGGGTAGAAGAGAAGGGTAGAAGAGAAGGGTAGAAGAGAAGAAACATCTTTTGCTCATTACAGATTACATTGAGCAATTTAAATTGTTTAGGAAACTTTCGGTGGAgtattgaattaaaataatttcaatttttaattttataattaaatgtatatGATACTGAGCTTCTGTGTATACATACTGTACCTAGTTAATTAGAATATGCTGGTTGGAAGATCAGAATTCTACTTCACTGAGTTTTAAATCTTTAAGTAGTATAAAAAtttgttacaaaaattaaaataataagaggGGTCTGGAGATGAGGTCCTATAAATACACTTGGtgatcttattaaaaataaaaggtggtTAATAAATGAAAGCAAGGTGACTAATGTAAGCTACCTCAGTTTTTCTCTTGCCATAAATAATTGagtcctttctcccttctctgtttcAGAGTGCCCCCTCTCCCATTTTCAAAGTTAATGATCCAAGCATGCTCAAAAACCTTTCAGCATATACCTTGCTTCTCTAAGACCTTGTTACTCTTATTTGTCCCCTTTCTTTTTATTGGAGCATTCatggaattcatttatttatggtTTTTCTCTCTCAGAGTTCCTTTCAGTCTTATTTGAACCAACAGCCTTTTAAGAGAGGAAGAACGGTTACATAACTAGTTAGTGTTGGACCTGGAAGTTAAACACTGGTGATCTGACCACAAGTCCAGTACTACATTGCGTTTCCTTAGTGATAATACTATATATTCTTCCCTCAGGCTCAACTTCCTAGTTGTCATTGACTCTGCTCTACTTTGCAACTTCTGTCTAATCATTTTCCAAAATGGGAGGGTCTGTTTTCTCGATACCTaaaattcctttcctctttcagagTACATTTAATCTCGGTCTAGTTCAGATCCATGTTGGCTTCCTATCCAAACTCTTATTATTTCATCTGTTCTGtacattgtggccaggcttatTTTCATGAAAGATAGTTCTAATAATGCTATTTTTCCTGTATAAAAGCCTTTATTGGCTTAATTCCTActgaagaaaacacataaaacatcACAGGTAGTAATTAAAGGCCCTTCTGATCTGTATTTGTATCTCTCATAATACCTCTATATGTGCACTCCAGAAAACTGAACTACTAATGGTTTCCTGTGTGTCTTCTATTCTCTACCTAGAAAGCATCACATTCAGTCTGTCTGTCCTTAAAAACTTGGTTCAGATGTCATCTCCTCAAGAAAACACGATGATTAACGTATTCTTCCTCCAGTCTGTAGTTACTGGGAACATCCATAGAGCTTTATCTGTACCTTCTCACTTTCTGCCTTGCATTAGGTACCTGTGTCTTTTTACCTCCCTTAGTAGAACGCAGGTGCAGCACTTCATCTGAAACTGTTAACAGCCGCTGTACTTAGGCTTCGGCTagcatgttttcttatttattccatTGGTACTATAtgtctttccttattttattaatcttaCAGTGAAACTTTAGTTTCCTGCTGGAATCTTCTGTCTGTATTAACATTATTACCATGATTTAGCACAACCTTTAGGGCATAAGTTTAATAAGGTCATGCCATTGTTAGGCAGATAACACAGCCAAACCCTTTACCTGTTTAACTGCTCTCTCATTTTCCTCCATTGAGACTCAGATTTCTTGATTATAACTATTAGGTATATAGGGATAGCTTTGATTCTATGTGGGAAGTTCCTGTACTAGCAGACTCTGATATGAAGAGTAGATAGAAGAAAATCCCTTCTTTATCTGCTAcatgctttcctttctcccatcTCTAGACTTGTTGGTAATAAAATCAGTTtcagtgggaaaatatttttgacagcATCTGTGGAAGCAAGAAGATAATTACatctatgaaataaaattgtacaaatataatttcataaattttatgtcCTAAGTTACATGATTATGGTGCCTAAAAAACATGAACTTGGTAACCAAACATTTATGTACCCAttatcccttttaaaattctactttcaaacgatttaaaaaatttatgtttattatatgCAATACCTAAGACATACTTAATTCTTAAGAGGAAGCTgtcataaagataaaaagttattTGGGTAATTTATAACAAAAGAATTTATGAAAGTTTACTAAAAATTAAGTCATGGAATTTTTatactgcatatatatatggTAACGCTTCCTGAAAAATGAAGCTTTTGCTAACTGTAACATTCTAATGAATGAGTTTATTTATGTTCCCATTATATGTTATGTTCATGCAATAACTTTTAGGCAGTTTGAAGAGAACACATGAAGAAGAAGATGATTTTGGAAACATGCAAGTGGCGACTGCGCAGAATGGCTGACTCAAGAGCTACGTTATAGAGGATGTGAATTTCTATTTGGGAAGGAGAAAATACTAGAGACAGTAATAATGTAAAATGCTAAAAACACAactagtttcttttcagttatatgtTGCTTCCAGACGTGTTTCTCTGCAACTTGTTGAGCAACATTTTAAGAGGTTGGACTTCTGCAACAGATGGCACTGATggttttactcctttttttttttttttttttaattctttacagttttattataaaccaAGAATTTTGGACTTGCAAAGAGGTATTATTGCAATAATGCACTTTTCATACTTGAAATTTATTTGTATGATATAATGTTATTACTTTAAACAAAATGCAAGTTAGGGGGGATTTGTTTATAAAATCTAGGTGATTTATAACAAAAGAATTTCCTAACATTTGCTAAAAATTCATTTTGTgttctacatatttaaaaataattttacagttcAGTTTTATGATGGAGCCTCTTACAGAAACATTAACAAAGGCAGGGATCTGCcacatttcttttttagtatAATTCAATAGCttaattaccttttattttttttaaacttcttgatCCCTTATTAATAATCTTTAAATCATGACATTAGCCAACTATCCTTACTTTAACATGATCCAAGTATTGCTTCCTTTCCTATTACCTTCCTAATTTTAttctacagaaaaaaagtttaatgaacAAAGGAAGGTATTTTGCTTTATAATACCAGATGCTCAAAAACAAGGAGTTTTAAACTTTCAAGTGACTTTCCTTTAATATTCTTAAAAGCCAAATGTTGTGTTTGTTCATTTCAGAGTTATGTAGACTGTTTTTTCTTTGTCCAAAATGGTtctaaatagtaaatataataaacCAATGTAgcactatttttttctaaacaaagcccaaaaaagaaaagtgccTTGCctcattagaaaaaattttaaaaaataaataaatcctcatGACCTCTAAATTAGTATGTAGAACAGTGGTAAGTTTTGAACATCTTCCtgcaatttctgtttttttgtttttttttttaaaacataaattagcTCAAACTGAAAGTCTTTAAGGCTTGAAGAAACCTTAGTAAAACTATTTGGAATATGGAACATTTACTCCATTTTATACTGTCTTAATGATTCTGTCAGTTTGTTCTGACTTAGATGCTTTTCTTTGAGGATGCAGTTATTGGAGAAAGTGATTATGGAAGAGTTTGGTGTATTAAAAATTAGTATTGTAATCAATACAATGTAATCTTTACACTGAGTTAATCCAAATTTCCCCCCATAATTTGCATTAGAGTCACTTTATGGATCCTAGGTTctccatgtttttatttatacatataaaaactGTTCTAAGAAGAACTTTTGCTATTTTAAGAATGatgttggggaggagaggagtgtTTTGAACTTTTTATAGTTGATGACTTAGGGTAGCACAAACAAAACTTCTTTGTATCTTACTTTTTCTCAGTCCTCTCTGGAGGTGCTCTACTGATGGGAATGTTTTCCATACATTCCCTTAGTACCAATAGGTACTATGCAAGGTAACCTATTACACCAAGTTACCTACTTTGCTTTCCTCCCTTAGATGTAATAATACAGTGTAAGCTTTTTTAATCCAGGAAAGCAGGAGAGTGGAAGTGAATCAAAATTGCTTTATTGTTAATTCCTGTTGACCCAGGTGGTAttccttttctgatttcccttcccTTCTACTGTTTTACCACCCTGACAACAGCATATTGTTAATCCCACGTGGTCTCGTATTCTGTTGTGTGATTAGGTCGTTGGGTGTGGTGGTCTAGTATAGTCAAGATTTGCATTGAGTGCTCTGAAATTCCAGTTGGTAAAGTGCCAGATAACACAGCTTTCCTGTATATAGATCACTATTGGGTAGATCAGCAAAGTCTCTTTTGCAGTCTCTTAAGCTTTGATGCTTCATTCAGCAAAAATTGCTTAAAAGGATCTTCATACTAGTACATTTAGGTCTTAAAAATGAGgcagttaagattttttttaaattaatttcttaaatacaCATATCCTCTCCAGTAGTCTGGCCATGAATACaagtttggttatttatttatttatagctgGTAATTTTCCGCTTTTTCTAACCACTATAACTTTTATGTTGTCACTGAAGTGCCTGCCCAGCACTGTATAGTAAAGACTGTCTCTCACAAACACTAGAAAAAGGGATTGTCATCTTCTTGAGTACTAATTAGTATGgacaaaatgtttattcttttttcatataagAACACTGCAAGTTTGTTTTATCTTGGGTCCATTCTTCTACCTAATGTTGAGCTAGTTCTTCTGGTAGCTCTTCCTATTCTTCTTTTGGGCTCTATTTCCATAATTCCTTTATTTCCACTGTTGTTTTGTGATAGTTAACCAATCATGATTTGTTTTCTAGAATATTCAAATAATGTATGTGTGATGTAGCACccaattttaaacattaaatattaatctGGGCACAGAATTTAAAATGGCATCacatcaaaatacagaaaaactatTGTCCATTTTGAATGAaacataaatattgaaaatattcagattggaatggcaatattttaactctctaattttatttcattggtttgtgttaatttcttataaatatttaaacagcACTTATTTGTATCTATGTTGGAAAGGTTAAACCGTGATAGCTTTTGCTACCAACTCTCAACCACTTAACTTTCTGAGTAGAATATTTGTTTTGGGAGGATTTTGTGCTTCATCTGAGTTTAGAAGTAATGTCATAAAATGTTAAGCAtgtccttttaaagaaaatataaggtTTCTAATTGTCTTATTACCATGGTAATTCAAGTGACCTAGAAGTATTTAACTGCAATCTTGAATTATAAAGTTGGGATGCAAATATAGACAGATGTATCAAAATCTCAACTTGATGTAAAGTAAATGAGCAGTTACCTGGcggacttttttttccaaataactgTTTAACCATAATTTCATAACAAACTTAGCttcatttcaatatttattttgtccattcatcagtgctccaaaaaggaaatgataggAAATAGCTGAAAGTTactaaaaggtttttttttttttttattgattagaaaaataagtttctagGGTCTTTGAATGCtggattttttttgtcttaccCATCCATGGCagctaaaaaaaatcactcaaaatatTCAGGTTTACATGTTAGCTCTCTCATAGGGAGTTGCCATACCTCACAATTCAAAGTGTATTCTATAGATCAGTAACATTATACTGACATGTAATTGCAATTTACTATGCAGCAAAaatgattcaagaagaaaaacaacctaCAGTGTCTATTTACCTTTGTATAGGCAACTGCTTAAGTTACTCTGCTTTTAACATTTGTACTTGGATAAAATGCTTATGTATGTATAGGAATGTCACAGTGCAAATGCTGCTAGCTCAGGcacaaagtattaaaattattttgtgaagaTTGGTGGTTGTATTAAAACTGTTGTGCCATTATACCTCAAAAAGATTGAAAAGTTCATTTATACTGCTTATGCCTCAGAACTTCTTTATTTAGCTTGTCTTCCAGGTAAAAGTATCCCAGTTTTATTCCCACACAGCTTAAGGAGGATAAATGAACACTGGATATTGTGAAGCACTGAAGAGTGTTCTCTAAAATGTGGtcacacacataaaaatggtCAGTAGATAGAAGGCCTAAGTTTCAGCTCAAGTGTATTTTTAATGATTAGTTGAAAAGTTTGGAGTTGAAAGTAAGGGAATTTGTGTCTGAAGGAAAGGGCAGACCATCCATAGAACAGCTTTCAGCTTATTAAAAAATGCTTCTTGCTTTTAGTATTTCCCATTGTTACCTACCTGCACACTATACTATTCttcatcaaatctaagatgcCATCATTACCATCATGGCACCATTATTTTAGATCccaataaaaggcaaaaaaatactgctgagtAAACTATGACAAGCCATTGGTCATAAAATGCATCcagtgtaaaaataaaatgtgcatcTTAGAGTCAGtgaaatacaaatacataaaatgtatgggggggagctcagtggcagagcacgtgcttagcatgcacaaggtcataggttcgatccccagtacctccattaaataaaaacaaaagtaataataagtgagcctaattacctccccctccaaaaaatggagcaaaataaaaaagttacaaGTGCGACTTCATTACACCTTTTCAAAAGCAAACTGCTCAAAAATGTATTGAAatgtttcatgtttttttcataCTCAAGTTTACCCACAGCATGGCTTAGAAAAATCAAACTACTCTGGTTAACTAAAGCTAAATACAGATCATCAGTTTCCTCAGTGACACGATTTTTATGTACTATACCTTACTTACAATGCTATTTCCTATAGAGGGGATCTAAGTAAGACCTTAAGAACACTATATAAAGGGATTTATTGAAATACCAACCTCGTAGGTAGTTTTACTTCAGATTAGTCAGTGGTAAGAAATGtaataaagtatttaattttgccttttataggtttatttttttaacgtgGATTTTTGATTACCAGAATGAAGCTACTGTCATAGGAAGGTTTTAGGGCTTCTGGAAAAGCAAAACCAGCTTTGCTGCTTTCTCTAGGGACAGATCAATTCATCTGCCTAGGTCATCAGCAGGTAAGTAGTGCGCCCTCTATTGGTGAAGAATTTCTGTGGTTTCAGAAAGCCAACTTCAGCTGCCGGGAAATAACGAAATCTAGTTGAGGTAGAGTGAGTCAAAAGTGAGAAACAGGTAGTCTTTACTTTCTAAGCTCCTTTTACAAAGACTACACAAAACTAAAACTTTATGAATCATGATGTGGCCTAATAGTTCAATAGAAGATTCAAGAAAAGCACAGACATTAGGATTCTAACAAAAGACTATTCATCATATGAACAGGTTTAATGTAACATGGAATGCAAAAGAGTAGAACCATTAATAAAGTATCTGAGTcttatttcaacttaaaaaaataattaaaataaataaaatcaaaacaggaTAGTGACCAGAATTATACTATTATAATCACATCAAATAGAAAAGATTCCATCAACATTTTAAGAATGTAACAAATGCAAcatgatacattttttaatattccaccAATTTTGTaatctatttttcataaaaatgttactCAGAAGAGAGGCTTCAGACACCCAtggaaagatgagaaatcagGTTAGAAATACATAATATGCCAGGATTTACTAATTCACTGTTAAAAAGTACCTTCTATTTCtcttaagatattttaaacaaatgaataattcTTTTATGTCACATATAAGACAGGTGGTACTTTACTGACGTTAGAATTATATCAACTTTTAGATGTACATTTAAGTTGCCACGTTTTAtaagttaattttcatttccacttCTTTCAAAGGCTGACCAGGCTGTTTGCCAATACAGTATTAGGATCAACAAATGTTGAATTGCACTACGTTTAGTTACACTATATCTAATATTCAATTTCACGTAATATATGTGAAATGATACACTCCTAAGTAATATTTAGATATAtttctttgaaacaaaaatattaattttatgaatGTGATAAGAAACAGCCTTATTtattgtatgcttttttttttcagatgatcaGTACAGATATTAGACACATAACTCCTTACTACCTGTACTCTGACTAAGAAATGAAGCCaaactttagaaaaatacaaTGCAAGAAAAGattcaagttaaaaatatattcctttggTTAAAAATCATCCCTTTTATAATATTCATTTGTAATCTAAACTCACAGCATGTCCCACCAGCCCAAAGTAATCTTCTAAATGTCATTATACTtgtattacagtatttttttcaatccaGTTTTTATGGAGGTCACTGGGTTGcagcaacaaaatattttaactctAGGAAGAGTATAGCCTTGTTGCATTAGCTCCTTTAACAAATGTCTTTCTTAAGAGAGTTTTACTTTAGAAACCTCCGACACATGTAGTTTTCTTCAGATACTGTATATCCAAACTTTTTATAGAAACCAACATTTTGTGGTAGACATTCAAGGGTAATCTTATAACAGTTCAGTTTCTTGCTTAGCAAAGTAAGGGTTGATAAtaacctgaaattaaaaagaaaaaaggaagggggaggcaTAGTAACAATGTGAATGAATATTATATAGAACTTCAAGTTTATATCAGAAATAGGTTTAGGTCATGACCTTTCCTactatattcatttaaatattcaaaattacaaGTGGATAAGCATTTATATCATCcagagcattttattttgtttccaataTACTTTATCTAGTAATCTCCAGCCCAttaataaatagaacaaatacTAAACTCACCCTAAGccctctttaaaaataagttttaagattaattttaataCCAAAGACTggcaaccttttaaaaaaaatgaccataaTTAATCTTTTCTAAATCTATTCAAGCTTCTTAGGAATATGTCAGCATTTCCACCTAAGCTGGGAAAATAATTGcattgtttatcatttttaaaggtaccttaatatttgttaaagaatATATCAGATTAACTTTGGATTGGTCTAATCTAAgtagaaacaaagcaaaaaagtataaatatttacaaatcctTAAAGAATCCAAACCCAGTATAAGGATGTGATCTGACTGCCTTAGGAATAACAAGTAGAAAAGAGctataaaaatttacttgaaCAGTTTTCTCATGTtgcatagattaaaaaattttattctgaagacAGAACATCTTGACTGAAATTATACAGTTATAAAAGGTATGACTAAGTGGACAAGAAATTGGtgtattttgttcactgatgtgtccCAAATACCTTGaatagtatctggcacatagcaggtgcttaataCTGAGTGAATTCCTTAAAACTCAGAAGAGGTAATGTGAAAGAGCAAGTTCTATTTTATAAAGTAGGCAATAAACCTATGAAACTTATTTATACTTACTTTAAAAGATTTAGATAAATGTACAGAGGATTATTCACTGAAGGTTATTTAGCTGTTTCAGTATATGGTTCTAAAACTTATATGACTGAGcacatttcctttgtttttaaatatgacagaaatggacaaattacTTGACTCCCCAGAAGCTTCTGTTCCCTACTACTATGAGAGTACTGCTATTACAAGTTAATAACTTTAAGGTGTTACAGTTTTAGCAGTACACTTCCAATTTCCAAACCTAATGGTAAAAGTTATATAAGaatactttatttcttcattaaattcAGTCTCAACTATGGAGTGAGAATGGGTTCATAATTAATGATgcctaaaaagaaatcaaacaggaaaacattttttaacaagtATCTTGGTAAGAAATTATAAACTGAAACTGAAATACAACGAATATCTAATTTATCCAGGGTTACCTGGTTTTTGCCTACTTACAGTTTGCCAAGCTGCTTTCCTCTGCATTCGTCACTAACAACAACATCTTCTACTCTTCCTCtctgaaaatattaacaaattttgAAAGGACTAAgcatgtagttttgtttttagctaAATCAAGTTACAGTAAGAATTCAgtgttgaaaataaatgttttgtaaacATGAACTTtgcaaaatgcaaaatgtttttatttaattattatagaGGAAATAATACAATGAATCAACTTGTGGCCTAATCTTGTTTTGTCCATATCCTAAACCTTCCCACTcgtttattttaaagcaaatctctgGATCTCActcctttattttaaagcaaatctctgGATCCACATCACTGAAATGTAATCCTGTCATGAATGTCCTACATCCATCATCCTACTCCTTGTTTTATAGCAGTTTATTTCAGACATCCAAATACAATTCATTAATTCCTAGTACAGAAACCACACCAAAATGCACACCTCACAGAATACATTCCAACTGTTTCTATCATATCTAATTGGATCACCTAGGTTTTCTTTACTGTGTCGTGTGAGTCATGAGGAGTGAAGGGACTCTACAGGCATTAGAAGTGTCACAATTAGAACCACATAGTCTTCTGAGCCCTTTACCACTTGGAAACTGATGGGAATTTGTGTTCATGCAGTATATTCAAAGTACTGTTTTTGAAAAGCATTAGCATTAGAGATTCCAAACATTACTGCCAAATTCCATGATGCTGACTTGGTTTCTCTATGTCTATTCCAATTCTAACACCTTACAGAACAATTTCTAGCAAACAATCCATATTgttaataattttcttccttatgaCTCTCAGAAGACAATGAGAAAATGACTTAAGTGATTTCTAAGAAGCAAAACTTTATTCCAGGTAATATATAGCtttctcatttttacaaaaaaaatgcaGCAGGAAAACAGGTATGTTTAATGGAAACTCAAAGTTGATTTTGCTAGAAAACAAACGTCCATTTTACTCGTAAGCATTAATATTGAAAACATACCTTAGCACAGGAATGGATGAATTTATGTTCTATTATCAGAGTTGCCGTAGCAACTATCTGTCCTAAAGTCACATCTTCCACCACTGTAACATAATAATCCCCAGATTTCTTCATGTGCTCAAAAGATTCTGTGGAAATTGGAAAACTGTTATGCAGTAGACATTAAACTTTTATTAGGTGTCAGAAAAATACCAGAATTAGCTGACTTAATTACTGaatatttaaagctattttaCCACAGTAATTTACAGCtttgtttctaaagaaaatatcaatTATTAAAAATGACCAAGTAGTTGAAATATCTGCAATCAGTATCAACTGAGACATagtgcatacatttaaaaaatctgctagCAAAATAAAGTAAGACTCATATAACTATTTTAGATGAACAGCActtataatacaaataaattgtACATGTTGCCATTTCTGTTTTGCCATTTCTGTGACTAATGAATGAAAATTTTCGTATCTTCATTACTACTTACTTTAATCAATTTCTTTAACCTTTACACTCAACAGATACTCACATAGAACAAAACTCTGCAAGTTTTAACAAGaatatttatctccattttgtaattttagtcttttggtttcaaaatatttgacaaaGTAGTTTTCAGTTTTCCCCCTGTGATCTCAAGTGTTTCATGATTACATGACTTGCTTTTTCAGAAATAGAATCATCACTTTTGTTGGCTTTGAAAGCACCTTGtgaagtagattttttaaaaagtctccatTTCCCAGTAATTTTCTCAGGGCCACACAGCAAATAGGAGCAAAAAATACCTTACCCTCAAGTTGATTTTTAGTACTTATATTGATGAAATAAGATGATTTCTCATCTAATCTGATATGCGTGCAAAGAAGAATTCAGGAATAAAACCTCAGCCTAACAATGCCAATATATTATTTCCACAGTCTTTTTATAGTAATAGGTCTGCagtgggaagaagaaataaattcaatgaaggaaaacaaacagggaGAATCAGAAAATAATGGTCTTCATCTCAGGAGAGTTATATggagtacaaaataaaattacctattaaaggaaatttaaaaattatagaaaactgGAAGACAGTGTTAAGAGCATTGGCTGGAGTCAGGAAGGTTGTAGTTCTTTCCTTACCAATAACTTCCTATGATCCTGGGTatgtcatttaacctctctggattTCCATTCTCATATGTATTAAAAAaggggggatggggaggctgaACTAAAAGATACCTGCTAACcttaaaattgaatataaatgaaccaaaaaaaatatagaatgtaTTCTCTTACATTTTTGATTAGGTGATGAAATTTCTGTGAAATAACCACTTTTAAGGAaaagactataataaaaaaacaatcTCTGGAGCTGCCACCCAGGTCCTATGCTACAGTAATTATCTAAAAGTAGCCAAATATTTTGTAAATCATGGTTAAGTTGCTACATTTGGATTCTAGAACAGTTTACCCACATTAAACagttaaataagaaaacagctaATTTGTTATTTGAATAAAAACACAAGTAGACACTGAACAGAtctcagacaaaaataaaatcttgtttccctttatttttcattcagaagAGGCTGTAGTACTTACTCATAAACTGTTCAGGGTTGACAACTCCAGTCTCTGTCAGCTGACCTAGTACcttaaaaaaacctaatttttaaaaacagatttcaggTCATgagaagagcaaatgaaataCTTATCACAAAGAAGCAATGTGTCAAGCTGGTGGGATTATCGgcagttatttttcaaaactctgtaatgaaccattttaaaattaaaagattaaactGAAACCTATTCTTTCTATAATCACTACATAATAATAATAGGTTATATCAATATTTTTGGCTGCATTAAGATTTTTGGAATAGTGCTGACCTTAATATGTACAGAACCAGAATGGATGGTTTTCAATATAATTTGCATTAGAGTCAATGCAAGGGATGCCAATTTTTCCCAAATACGTGCTTTGGTTTTACTTAAAAGTGCAAGATTCTCATTATGACCAAATATGATACTATTTGTAAAATATCATTGagattacagtttttaaagattcctGATTAATTTCATTAATGTTATCTTAAATTAATTTGAACAGCACATTTCAGAACTTTGAGAATCTTAACTTCACACTCAATAATTAGTTTGACAAAAACAGTTTCTTAAGAGTTCctaccaaaaagaaaactg
This is a stretch of genomic DNA from Camelus ferus isolate YT-003-E chromosome 6, BCGSAC_Cfer_1.0, whole genome shotgun sequence. It encodes these proteins:
- the GNPNAT1 gene encoding glucosamine 6-phosphate N-acetyltransferase isoform X2, encoding MKPDETPMFDPSLLKEVDWSQNTATFSPAISPTHPGEGLVLRPLCTADLNRESFEHMKKSGDYYVTVVEDVTLGQIVATATLIIEHKFIHSCAKRGRVEDVVVSDECRGKQLGKLLLSTLTLLSKKLNCYKITLECLPQNVGFYKKFGYTVSEENYMCRRFLK
- the GNPNAT1 gene encoding glucosamine 6-phosphate N-acetyltransferase isoform X1 gives rise to the protein MKPDETPMFDPSLLKEVDWSQNTATFSPAISPTHPGEGLVLRPLCTADLNRGFFKVLGQLTETGVVNPEQFMKSFEHMKKSGDYYVTVVEDVTLGQIVATATLIIEHKFIHSCAKRGRVEDVVVSDECRGKQLGKLLLSTLTLLSKKLNCYKITLECLPQNVGFYKKFGYTVSEENYMCRRFLK